In the genome of Leptospira dzoumogneensis, one region contains:
- a CDS encoding bile acid:sodium symporter family protein — protein sequence MQSGFLLEIVLPISLFIIMFGMGLSLTLKDFERVALFPKAVLVGLLAQLLLLPFLGFMVATMFHLEPLLAVGLMVLSCCPSGPTSNMYSYLFKGDVALSVTLTALISVIKPFTLPFLTYYSMVYFMGEGKTIDLPIFKTIVQLFVITVLPVGIGMAVKNYSPKFAEGCEKPVKVFSMIILFAIIAGLVRQNWEKMWGFFAQSGAAALTMNCICISLGFLLGLLLRLSRTQAVTIAFELGIQNGTTALLVTGTILQVPTMTVVPITYSLLMFVTALVFGLFILKNRRSILDQPSLERVS from the coding sequence ATGCAAAGTGGATTTTTATTGGAGATAGTTCTCCCGATCTCACTTTTTATAATCATGTTCGGGATGGGACTATCTTTGACACTCAAAGATTTCGAGAGAGTGGCTTTATTTCCTAAAGCAGTATTGGTCGGACTTTTAGCCCAACTTTTACTGTTACCTTTTTTAGGATTTATGGTAGCTACAATGTTCCATCTGGAACCATTGCTTGCAGTTGGATTAATGGTATTATCCTGCTGTCCTTCCGGCCCTACTTCAAATATGTATTCGTATTTGTTTAAAGGTGATGTGGCTCTATCCGTAACATTAACCGCCCTAATTAGCGTGATCAAACCTTTCACTCTTCCATTTTTAACTTACTATTCAATGGTATATTTTATGGGAGAAGGGAAAACGATAGATCTCCCTATTTTCAAAACAATTGTACAACTATTTGTGATCACTGTGCTACCGGTAGGGATCGGAATGGCTGTAAAAAATTATTCTCCTAAATTTGCAGAAGGTTGTGAGAAGCCTGTAAAAGTTTTTTCGATGATAATTCTATTCGCGATCATCGCAGGATTGGTCCGACAGAACTGGGAGAAAATGTGGGGATTTTTTGCTCAAAGTGGAGCCGCTGCACTTACCATGAATTGTATTTGTATCAGTCTTGGATTTTTGCTCGGCCTACTCTTACGATTAAGCAGGACCCAAGCAGTTACGATCGCATTCGAATTAGGGATCCAAAATGGAACCACAGCACTTTTGGTGACAGGAACAATTTTGCAAGTTCCAACGATGACGGTTGTCCCTATCACTTATAGCCTTCTCATGTTTGTGACCGCACTGGTATTCGGGTTATTTATTTTAAAGAATAGAAGATCCATTTTAGACCAACCTTCTTTAGAAAGAGTAAGCTAA
- a CDS encoding thiolase family protein codes for MKLETKLAICTPLRTPFAQIAKGLGAYPAHHLGKIVAESIIQKSGIKKEDIDGIIVGEGFPSSPNPARVIANLIGLRDEIPSITLSNNCVSGIEAVSEAARRIILGEGEVFLVIGEESQTDMPFIVKNARLNKKTGSLEKLNKLLPDNLPEGVELRDTLEDGLDDGENSYGMQVTAEILAQNYELSREITDKVAFESFKRTYEASMSGKYEQFIIPVKDQEGNMLKIDEAVELRKGLVENPSRMGRAMLLFDNPQSKFEDFKKKYGKDLKKTHGPTVSIFNASPRSDGAAGVIITTVEKAKALGLKIEGLLSGWRMKGVHPNLMGLGQAVATEGLLEDLQLKLEDMDYVEIHEAYAATAVAAMEQLKMDTGWDWEKKFDEKKINPNGGSIAIGHPFGATGVRLVNNAIMDLQEDPKANKVLLTACAHGGIAGSMLIERYKA; via the coding sequence ATGAAACTCGAAACTAAACTCGCAATTTGCACACCTTTAAGAACTCCATTCGCACAGATCGCGAAAGGATTAGGAGCTTATCCCGCCCATCATTTGGGAAAGATAGTAGCGGAGAGTATTATTCAAAAAAGTGGGATCAAAAAAGAAGATATAGACGGGATCATAGTGGGAGAAGGTTTTCCAAGTTCTCCGAATCCCGCCCGCGTGATCGCAAATCTGATCGGACTCAGAGATGAAATTCCTTCCATCACACTTTCCAATAACTGTGTATCCGGGATAGAAGCCGTCTCCGAAGCCGCACGCAGGATCATTTTGGGAGAAGGAGAAGTCTTTCTGGTAATCGGGGAAGAATCTCAGACTGACATGCCTTTTATAGTTAAAAACGCTCGCCTAAATAAGAAAACAGGATCATTAGAAAAATTGAATAAACTTCTTCCAGATAATCTTCCGGAAGGAGTGGAGCTTAGAGATACCTTGGAAGACGGTTTGGATGATGGGGAGAATTCTTACGGAATGCAGGTGACCGCGGAGATTCTCGCACAGAACTACGAATTATCTCGTGAGATCACAGATAAAGTAGCTTTCGAATCATTTAAACGTACTTACGAAGCTTCTATGTCGGGAAAATACGAACAGTTTATCATTCCCGTAAAAGACCAAGAAGGGAATATGCTTAAAATAGACGAGGCTGTAGAACTCAGAAAAGGTCTCGTAGAAAATCCAAGCCGCATGGGAAGAGCGATGCTTCTTTTCGATAATCCTCAAAGTAAGTTCGAAGACTTTAAGAAAAAATACGGTAAAGATCTGAAGAAAACACATGGGCCTACAGTTTCCATTTTTAACGCGAGCCCTCGTTCCGACGGGGCAGCAGGAGTGATCATCACTACTGTTGAAAAAGCTAAAGCTCTTGGCTTAAAGATAGAAGGACTACTTTCCGGATGGAGAATGAAAGGTGTTCATCCGAATCTTATGGGACTTGGACAAGCAGTTGCCACAGAAGGTCTGTTGGAAGACCTGCAATTGAAATTAGAAGATATGGATTATGTAGAGATCCATGAGGCTTATGCTGCCACTGCGGTTGCGGCAATGGAACAGTTAAAAATGGATACCGGTTGGGATTGGGAGAAAAAATTCGATGAGAAGAAGATCAATCCTAATGGAGGATCCATCGCGATCGGTCACCCATTCGGAGCTACAGGAGTTCGTTTAGTGAATAATGCGATCATGGATCTGCAAGAAGATCCTAAAGCGAATAAAGTATTACTCACTGCATGTGCTCATGGAGGAATTGCAGGTTCAATGCTCATCGAAAGATATAAGGCTTAA
- a CDS encoding thiolase family protein, which translates to MKLDQKLAICTPRRTPFAQIAKALGPYPGHHLGRIVAEDIIAKSGVKKDQIDGIVVGEGFSNAPNSARVIANLIGLRDEVPSITVSNNCVSGIEALSEAARRIILGEGELFLVIGEESQTSMPFVVKNARLNKKAGSLDKLKKLLPDNLPEGVELRDTLEDGLGDGETSYGMQVTAEILAQNYELSREITDKLAFESFKRALEASKAGKYAPFIIPMKDEDGTELTIDEAVGLREGLVENPSRMGRAMLLFDNPQMKFDEFKTKYSKYLKKSHGPTVSIFNASPRSDGAAGVILTTVEKAKALGLKIEAVLSGWKMYGVDPNLMGIGQAYATESLLKDTGVKIEDVDYVEIHEAFAATAVAALVQIEKDTGWKWEQKFDEKKINPNGGSIAIGHPFGATGIRLVNNAIMDLQEDPKAKKVVLTACAHGGIAGAMLIERFEG; encoded by the coding sequence ATGAAACTCGATCAAAAATTGGCGATTTGTACGCCAAGAAGAACTCCCTTCGCTCAAATTGCGAAAGCTTTAGGACCCTATCCTGGCCATCACCTAGGTCGTATAGTGGCTGAAGACATTATTGCAAAGAGTGGAGTTAAAAAAGATCAAATCGACGGAATCGTAGTTGGAGAAGGTTTCTCTAACGCTCCGAACTCCGCGAGAGTGATCGCTAACCTAATCGGACTCAGAGACGAAGTTCCTTCGATCACTGTTTCTAACAACTGTGTATCCGGGATCGAAGCTCTTTCCGAAGCAGCTCGTCGTATCATTCTCGGAGAAGGTGAACTTTTCCTGGTAATCGGAGAAGAGTCCCAAACTTCTATGCCTTTCGTTGTGAAAAACGCAAGATTGAACAAGAAAGCAGGATCTTTGGATAAACTGAAAAAACTTCTTCCTGACAATCTTCCTGAAGGTGTTGAACTTAGAGACACTCTTGAGGACGGACTAGGCGACGGAGAAACTTCTTACGGAATGCAAGTAACTGCTGAGATCCTTGCTCAGAACTACGAACTTTCTAGAGAGATCACTGACAAATTAGCTTTCGAATCTTTCAAAAGAGCATTAGAAGCTTCTAAAGCAGGAAAATACGCTCCGTTCATTATCCCAATGAAAGACGAAGACGGAACCGAACTTACTATCGACGAGGCGGTTGGACTTCGTGAAGGACTTGTTGAAAACCCAAGCCGTATGGGAAGAGCAATGCTTCTTTTCGACAACCCTCAGATGAAATTTGATGAGTTCAAAACTAAGTATTCCAAATATCTTAAAAAATCTCACGGACCAACAGTTTCTATCTTTAACGCGAGCCCTCGTTCTGATGGAGCAGCTGGTGTTATCTTAACAACTGTAGAAAAAGCTAAAGCTCTTGGATTAAAGATCGAAGCAGTTCTTTCCGGATGGAAAATGTATGGTGTAGATCCTAACCTGATGGGGATCGGACAAGCTTATGCTACCGAATCACTTCTTAAAGACACCGGAGTTAAGATAGAAGACGTAGACTACGTTGAGATCCACGAAGCATTTGCAGCTACTGCAGTTGCAGCTCTTGTCCAAATCGAAAAAGATACCGGTTGGAAATGGGAGCAAAAATTCGACGAGAAGAAGATCAACCCTAACGGTGGATCTATCGCGATCGGTCACCCATTCGGAGCTACTGGTATCCGTTTGGTGAATAACGCGATCATGGACCTTCAAGAAGACCCTAAAGCTAAAAAAGTGGTCCTTACCGCTTGTGCTCACGGTGGAATTGCAGGAGCAATGCTCATCGAAAGATTCGAAGGTTAA
- a CDS encoding thioesterase family protein: MSVTEKDQVRTRFSDLDTQRHTTSRTYEDSCLGDRYRILEEAGYSWKRMIEESVRLQTVGADIRFLAQQMENTELSIRTGYRSGQDGLLTFSQEVLDPNGKVAAEIRTLARTEKDGKPFQLIAAQDPSDELITSFESIPSFSGSCDRTLAVRDLFYCERNPFGDYNPSHYWRLLEEGRWNFTAECGLSLEDLVAMDTTLFYMGGKIRYRKPLAAGRRAKIQTWIHSFDKIWSRMRQEVSDSETGEILAESMDDLLVVSVSKSRPKKPGEDLLKVFARVTEFPEGASK; encoded by the coding sequence ATGTCTGTTACGGAAAAAGATCAAGTCAGGACCAGATTTTCGGATCTAGATACGCAAAGACACACCACTAGCAGGACTTATGAAGACTCTTGTCTAGGGGATAGATATCGTATCTTAGAAGAAGCGGGCTATTCTTGGAAAAGAATGATCGAAGAATCGGTTCGATTACAAACCGTCGGGGCGGATATACGCTTTCTTGCCCAACAAATGGAAAACACTGAATTATCCATACGCACTGGTTATCGCTCCGGCCAAGACGGCCTGTTAACCTTCTCCCAAGAAGTTTTGGATCCAAACGGAAAAGTTGCCGCAGAGATCAGAACATTAGCAAGAACGGAGAAGGACGGAAAACCTTTCCAACTTATCGCAGCCCAAGATCCTTCCGATGAACTGATCACTTCATTCGAATCAATACCTTCTTTTTCAGGATCTTGCGATCGTACACTTGCAGTAAGAGATCTTTTTTACTGCGAAAGAAATCCATTCGGCGACTATAATCCTTCTCATTATTGGAGATTATTGGAAGAAGGTCGCTGGAATTTTACCGCAGAATGTGGACTTAGCTTAGAAGATCTGGTCGCAATGGACACCACACTTTTTTATATGGGTGGAAAGATCCGTTATCGTAAACCTCTCGCCGCAGGCAGAAGAGCTAAGATACAAACTTGGATTCATAGTTTTGATAAAATTTGGAGCCGTATGAGACAAGAGGTCAGCGACTCCGAAACTGGAGAAATTTTAGCGGAATCCATGGATGATCTACTCGTAGTATCCGTAAGCAAGTCCAGACCTAAAAAACCTGGTGAGGATTTGCTGAAAGTGTTCGCAAGGGTCACTGAATTCCCTGAGGGGGCCTCCAAATGA
- a CDS encoding TetR/AcrR family transcriptional regulator, translated as MTAQRKKRDSGASVRERILDTATDLFYKQGFSNTGMRQIIQESGSVAASLYDHFPSKKELGIAYLARQEEKTLSDLASLMERYPEVQEFLRAWVILKERQIRHHEFFGDPFAGFANQVMDADPEYTEFLKGIAEKWTKMIRDYLSRAVASGQFSRAMDIQYVSRRVLMAYHGSITLWRMTKDLRYIREMEDSLREIFEDYTAK; from the coding sequence ATGACCGCTCAGAGAAAAAAAAGAGATTCCGGGGCCAGTGTCCGAGAAAGAATTCTAGATACTGCGACAGATCTTTTCTATAAACAGGGATTTTCCAATACCGGAATGAGACAGATTATCCAAGAATCCGGTTCGGTTGCTGCTAGTCTTTACGATCATTTCCCTTCTAAAAAAGAATTAGGCATCGCTTACCTTGCTCGCCAGGAAGAAAAGACTCTTTCCGATCTTGCTTCTCTTATGGAAAGATATCCAGAGGTCCAAGAATTTTTAAGAGCTTGGGTGATCTTGAAAGAAAGACAGATCCGCCATCATGAATTTTTCGGAGATCCGTTTGCAGGTTTTGCAAATCAAGTCATGGATGCGGATCCTGAATATACTGAATTTCTAAAAGGTATCGCTGAGAAATGGACTAAGATGATCCGAGATTATCTGAGCCGCGCGGTTGCTTCCGGGCAATTTTCAAGAGCGATGGATATTCAATATGTTTCCAGAAGAGTATTGATGGCTTACCACGGCTCCATCACTCTTTGGAGAATGACAAAAGATCTGCGCTATATTAGAGAAATGGAAGATAGCTTGAGAGAGATCTTCGAAGATTATACCGCTAAATAG